The following are encoded in a window of Fusarium verticillioides 7600 chromosome 6, whole genome shotgun sequence genomic DNA:
- a CDS encoding CMGC/CDK/CDC2 protein kinase: MENYQKLEKIGEGTYGVVYKARDLANGGRIVALKKIRLEAEDEGVPSTAIREISLLKEMRDPNIVRLFNIVHADGHKLYLVFEFLDLDLKKYMESLPVSDGGRGKALPEGSSPHLQHLGLGDMVVRKFMFQLCDGIKYCHSHRVLHRDLKPQNLLIDKEGNLKLADFGLARAFGVPLRTYTHEVVTLWYRAPEILLGGRQYSTGVDMWSVGCIFAEMCTRKPLFPGDSEIDEIFKIFRILGTPTEENWPGVTSYPDFKASFPKWQRDYSKDLCKDLDAHGLELLEMLLVYDPAGRISAKAAYNHPYFEPLLAQEQASAQANGYYH; the protein is encoded by the exons ATGGAGAACTACCAAAAGCTGGAAAAGATTGGCGAAG GTACCTACGGTGTTGTCTATAAAGCTCGAGACCTTGCCAATGGCGGTCGAATTGTCgccctgaagaagatccgcctcgaagctgaagatgaaggtgtCCCCAGTACCGCCATCCGCGAAATCTCTCTCCTCAAGGAGATGCGAGATCCCAACATTGTTCGTCTGTTCAATATCGTCCATGCCGATGGTCATAAGCTGTACCTCGTCTTTGAGtttctcgacctcgatctcAAGAAATACATGGAGTCTCTCCCCGTGAGCGATGGCGGTCGAGGCAAGGCCCTGCCCGAGGGTTCATCCCCTCACTTGCAGCATCTTGGCCTGGGCGACATGGTTGTTCGAAAGTTCATGTTCCAGCTTTGTGACGGTATCAAGTACTGCCACTCCCACCGTGTTCTCCACCGCGATCTCAAGCCCCAGAACCTCCTGATCGACAAGGAGGGTAACCTCAAGCTTGCTGATTTCGGTCTTGCCCGTGCCTTTGGCGTGCCTCTGCGCACCTACACCCACGAAGTCGTTACCCTGTGGTACCGAGCCCCTGAAATTCTCCTAGGAGGGCGTCAATACTCGACTGGTGTCGACATGTGGTCCGTTGGCTGTATCTTTGCCGAAATGTGTACAAGAAAGCCCCTCTTCCCCGGTGACTCTGAAATCgatgagatcttcaagatcttccg CATCCTCGGCACCCCCACTGAAGAGAACTGGCCTGGCGTCACTTCCTACCCTGACTTCAAGGCATCCTTCCCCAAGTGGCAGCGCGACTACAGCAAGGACCTTTGCAAGGACCTCGATGCCCATGGACTTGAAttgcttgagatgctgttggtgtACGACCCTGCTGGGCGTATTTCAGCCAAGGCTGCCTACAATCACCCCTACTTCGAACCTCTCCTAGCACAAGAGCAAGCATCCGCCCAGGCAAATGGCTACTATCACTAG